The following proteins come from a genomic window of Tepidisphaeraceae bacterium:
- a CDS encoding alkaline phosphatase PhoX gives MSSMPAPSAVSRRSFLRYVGAGTAGALAGHVLGPLARAASDAVATAAPRSTGTRALPWLNADGSPAWQPVSYPIPIASDGGSAATDAVRLAEYAVRDDIVLPAGYRYDVIAAWGDTFGPVTHQVRFGHAADYTGLVPIAGTADEFWLLVNHEYISARPWLAGYERVFGQPSPVDAQGRIGGARLAGCDLELIDPRLTKNMNPTLLAGARQICESAMSDLGVSVLRVRRTAGGSFNVVADSADHFRFAGASAHNANASDMSFTGPAAAMLGQPRGTYGNCSGATTPWGTFLTCEENFQDQSPEFITPAGQPLVGQTLRFNATDDRSERSVLPFEFSGLGTGLQPPLDGRQYGWVVEIDPVQRTLKKHTALGRFRHENVALRCETGHPLVAYMGDDRRGGHVWKFVSDDVVTNPADPHNSQLLEKGTLYVARFEHDGDRYVGRWVPLQPLTHIHRPEPQHCSGGRMWLPARPQGGHVEVTAAADDASRQSVDDWMRSIAQFAGGDATQLMSLVEPPAGVETIDDRIAHAAAVICMDAYAMANVAGGTPCSRPEDVEVHPVDRSVYIAFTDSTGSGEGSPDVRIFPDSRGENSRQYGAIYRLMEDDNDPAALTFTWGRFVESGEMADHGQSFACADNLTFDPAGNLWVVTDITTPLHNNPVTRQDKTRPGEKGFVGVFGNNALFMIPTSGASAGVPHCFAIGPMDSEMTGPTFTADGRTLLLSIQHPGELNGVRGQYPDEVREMRLVTRDGSTEFTQRRQIPIGSNFPSLVPGDVPRPCVVAITRHG, from the coding sequence ATGTCATCGATGCCCGCGCCCAGCGCGGTCAGCCGCAGGTCATTCCTTCGATACGTTGGCGCGGGCACGGCCGGCGCGCTGGCGGGGCACGTGTTGGGGCCGCTGGCCCGCGCGGCGAGCGACGCCGTCGCCACCGCGGCGCCGCGATCGACCGGCACGAGGGCGCTGCCATGGTTGAACGCCGACGGTTCACCCGCGTGGCAGCCGGTGTCTTACCCTATCCCCATTGCCAGTGACGGCGGCAGCGCCGCGACCGATGCCGTGAGATTGGCAGAGTACGCCGTTCGTGACGACATTGTCCTGCCGGCCGGGTATCGCTACGACGTCATCGCGGCGTGGGGCGACACGTTCGGCCCGGTAACGCACCAGGTTCGCTTCGGACACGCCGCCGACTACACAGGGCTTGTCCCCATTGCGGGCACGGCCGACGAATTTTGGCTGCTCGTGAACCACGAGTATATCTCCGCCCGGCCATGGTTGGCGGGGTACGAGCGCGTGTTCGGTCAGCCGTCACCGGTGGATGCCCAAGGCAGGATCGGCGGCGCGCGTTTGGCTGGCTGCGACTTGGAACTGATCGATCCACGCCTAACGAAGAACATGAACCCAACGCTGCTCGCCGGCGCACGGCAGATCTGCGAATCGGCGATGAGCGACTTGGGCGTCAGCGTGTTGCGCGTGCGCCGCACTGCCGGGGGCAGCTTCAACGTAGTCGCCGACTCGGCCGACCATTTCCGGTTTGCCGGCGCTAGCGCGCACAACGCCAACGCCAGCGACATGTCCTTCACTGGCCCCGCCGCGGCGATGTTGGGGCAGCCACGCGGCACATACGGCAACTGCTCGGGCGCCACCACACCCTGGGGCACGTTCCTTACCTGCGAGGAGAACTTCCAGGACCAGTCGCCCGAGTTCATCACGCCAGCCGGCCAACCGTTGGTCGGTCAGACGCTGCGTTTCAACGCGACCGACGATCGATCCGAACGGTCGGTGCTGCCATTCGAATTTTCGGGCCTCGGCACGGGGCTGCAACCGCCGCTTGATGGGCGGCAGTACGGGTGGGTCGTCGAGATCGATCCGGTCCAGCGCACGCTGAAGAAGCACACCGCCCTGGGGCGCTTCCGGCACGAGAACGTCGCGCTGCGCTGCGAGACGGGCCATCCCCTCGTCGCGTACATGGGTGACGACCGCCGCGGCGGACACGTGTGGAAGTTCGTCTCCGATGATGTCGTCACCAACCCGGCCGACCCGCACAACTCGCAGCTGCTGGAGAAGGGCACGCTGTACGTCGCACGGTTCGAACACGACGGCGACCGCTATGTCGGCCGATGGGTTCCGCTGCAACCGCTGACGCACATCCACCGTCCCGAGCCGCAGCATTGCAGCGGCGGCCGCATGTGGCTTCCGGCGCGCCCGCAGGGCGGTCATGTGGAAGTGACGGCTGCGGCCGACGATGCGTCGCGCCAGTCGGTGGATGACTGGATGCGTTCGATCGCCCAATTCGCCGGTGGCGATGCGACGCAGCTCATGTCGCTCGTCGAGCCACCCGCCGGTGTCGAGACGATCGATGATCGCATCGCCCACGCCGCCGCCGTCATCTGTATGGATGCCTACGCGATGGCCAACGTCGCCGGTGGCACGCCGTGCTCAAGGCCGGAGGACGTGGAGGTGCACCCGGTCGACCGATCGGTCTACATCGCGTTCACCGACTCCACCGGGTCCGGCGAGGGCTCGCCGGACGTGCGCATCTTCCCCGACTCGCGCGGCGAGAACTCGCGCCAGTACGGCGCGATCTACCGACTGATGGAGGACGACAACGACCCCGCTGCGCTCACGTTCACGTGGGGCCGGTTCGTCGAGTCTGGCGAGATGGCCGACCACGGGCAGTCGTTCGCGTGCGCCGACAATCTCACGTTCGACCCTGCCGGCAACCTGTGGGTCGTCACCGACATCACCACGCCGTTGCACAACAACCCGGTCACCCGGCAGGACAAGACTCGGCCCGGCGAGAAAGGCTTCGTCGGTGTCTTCGGGAATAACGCGCTGTTCATGATTCCCACCAGCGGCGCCAGCGCCGGCGTGCCGCACTGCTTCGCGATCGGCCCGATGGACAGCGAGATGACCGGCCCCACTTTCACCGCCGACGGTCGCACGCTGCTGCTGTCGATCCAGCACCCCGGGGAGCTGAACGGGGTGCGCGGACAGTACCCCGACGAGGTCCGCGAGATGCGCCTCGTCACCCGCGACGGTTCGACCGAGTTCACCCAGCGAAGGCAGATCCCGATCGGCAGCAACTTCCCCTCGCTCGTGCCGGGTGACGTCCCGCGGCCGTGCGTGGTCGCGATCACGCGGCACGGGTGA
- a CDS encoding heparinase II/III family protein has translation MSIRNLRRHRFASMIRSVRATSLMAIVASAWLLAVPSTLLAQAKPNMQDIKVDSLRPHPRLFVSPERLKDVKERIATDGVSRKIHESLTRLAAELLDVPPEHYEVEGRRLLAVSRTCLRRIGVLSLVALLNDDDRAARRAIDEMLAIAAFPDWNPSHFLDTGEMALAMAIGYDWLYDRLSADERARIRTAIIELGLKPSLVEPEPGWVRATNNWNAVCHAGMAAGALAVAEDEPAMAQRIVVRAIRNLPASAGVYAPDGAYGEGPMYWSYGTSFHVVLIDLLASTLGSSFGLADLPGFRESATYYVQMVSPRGQYYNYSDCNLGGRGELEPALLWFAATADRPELITTHLRQLDAALQRFERKPAGADQRLTPFALLWHRPLPAGATDAPTPLPLHYTARGETPVSVHRSAWNDANAAFAGIKGGSPNVSHAHMDIGSFVIEADNVRWAIDPGMQDYHSIEQLGMKLWDKKPDADRWKIFRIGPHGHGILRFDDAQQHIRGNGHIVRFSGDGDMPHTVVDLSGVYPAQTSRVLRGLAMLPGRHVLLQDEWTANADVRHVTWQMLTTADVEIGDKQVVLRQDGKQMRLDIDCRDAFTIESTEAAALMQPFDAPNPNTRMIRIRLAATKEQPQTLRVLFTPGSTEAEGAFPLERSVLDWSAAR, from the coding sequence ATGTCGATCCGCAATTTACGGCGTCACCGGTTTGCCAGCATGATTCGGTCCGTTCGAGCGACCAGCCTGATGGCGATCGTCGCGTCGGCCTGGTTGCTGGCGGTCCCTTCCACCCTTCTGGCACAGGCGAAACCAAATATGCAGGACATCAAGGTCGATTCTCTCCGCCCGCATCCGCGGTTGTTTGTTTCGCCGGAGCGGCTGAAAGACGTGAAAGAGCGGATCGCCACCGATGGAGTATCACGGAAGATCCATGAAAGCCTGACGCGTCTGGCGGCGGAACTGCTGGATGTGCCGCCGGAGCATTACGAGGTCGAGGGGCGGCGATTGCTGGCAGTCTCGCGCACGTGTCTGCGGCGCATCGGTGTGCTGAGCCTGGTGGCGCTGCTGAACGACGACGACCGAGCCGCCCGCAGGGCGATCGACGAGATGCTCGCGATCGCGGCGTTCCCGGACTGGAACCCGTCGCACTTTCTCGATACTGGTGAGATGGCCCTTGCGATGGCGATCGGGTACGACTGGCTTTACGACCGCCTGTCGGCCGACGAACGGGCCCGCATTCGCACCGCGATCATCGAGTTGGGTTTGAAGCCGTCGCTGGTGGAGCCGGAACCGGGCTGGGTGCGGGCGACGAACAACTGGAACGCGGTCTGCCACGCCGGCATGGCCGCCGGTGCCCTTGCAGTGGCGGAGGACGAGCCGGCGATGGCGCAACGCATCGTCGTGCGGGCCATTCGCAACCTGCCCGCCTCGGCCGGGGTGTACGCGCCCGACGGCGCGTACGGCGAGGGGCCGATGTACTGGTCGTACGGCACATCGTTCCACGTGGTGCTGATCGACCTGCTGGCCAGCACGCTCGGCTCCAGCTTTGGCTTGGCCGATTTGCCCGGCTTTCGGGAGAGCGCGACCTACTACGTACAGATGGTGTCGCCGCGCGGGCAGTACTACAACTATTCCGACTGCAACCTCGGCGGGCGCGGTGAACTGGAACCGGCGCTGCTGTGGTTCGCCGCGACGGCAGATCGGCCGGAACTGATCACGACGCATCTGCGGCAGCTGGATGCGGCGCTGCAACGATTCGAGCGAAAGCCCGCAGGGGCCGATCAACGCCTGACGCCCTTTGCGCTGCTCTGGCACCGTCCACTGCCCGCCGGCGCCACCGACGCCCCCACCCCGCTGCCGTTGCACTACACGGCCAGGGGCGAGACGCCGGTCAGCGTGCATCGCAGCGCGTGGAACGACGCCAACGCGGCCTTCGCCGGCATCAAGGGGGGCAGCCCCAACGTGTCGCACGCGCACATGGATATCGGATCGTTCGTCATCGAGGCCGACAACGTTCGCTGGGCGATCGATCCGGGAATGCAGGATTACCACTCGATCGAACAGCTTGGGATGAAGCTTTGGGACAAGAAGCCCGACGCCGATCGCTGGAAGATCTTCCGCATCGGCCCGCACGGCCACGGGATCCTTCGCTTCGACGACGCTCAACAGCACATCCGGGGCAACGGCCACATCGTGCGCTTCAGCGGCGACGGCGACATGCCGCACACGGTGGTCGACCTGTCGGGCGTTTACCCGGCGCAGACGTCGCGCGTGTTGCGCGGCTTGGCGATGCTGCCCGGCCGGCACGTGCTGCTGCAGGACGAGTGGACGGCGAACGCCGACGTGCGCCACGTGACGTGGCAGATGCTGACGACCGCCGACGTGGAGATCGGCGACAAACAGGTCGTGCTGCGCCAGGACGGAAAGCAGATGCGGCTGGACATCGACTGCCGCGACGCGTTCACGATCGAGTCGACCGAGGCCGCGGCGCTCATGCAGCCGTTCGACGCGCCCAACCCCAACACGCGCATGATCCGCATCCGCCTGGCGGCGACGAAGGAACAACCGCAAACGCTGCGCGTGCTGTTCACGCCCGGATCGACGGAAGCAGAAGGCGCGTTTCCCTTGGAACGATCAGTGTTGGACTGGTCGGCGGCGCGGTGA
- a CDS encoding type II secretion system F family protein codes for MPTFTFEAMNSSGQEVKDVIEAGSHEEAIAKIRGKGYFPTKVREKAAKKKVGKKAAGPVEVKKKMPLSFGGVPRKQLVGFTRQLSTLQDAGLPILRSLQILEEQQKPGLLKAIIGGVADEVEGGGTLSDAMSKFPKAFDKLYVNMINAGELGGVLDLILNRLADFMEKAAKLKKKVVGAMIYPAVVIGIAVAIVSMIMIFVIPKFEQIFLDFKVELPGITKALLAVSRWFANDYGWAYVLFSPIIIMVSLRLIRMSEGGKYATDLTLIKIPILGSIVSKSSIARFTRTLGTLISAGVPILDAINITKETSGNEVYSRALGKVHDAIREGESMADPLRATKVCDAIVVNMIDVGEETGDLDKMLMKVADNYDSDVDVLVGSLISILEPVMVVVLGVIVGFIVIALFAPMITLIQTVSGS; via the coding sequence ATGCCGACGTTTACGTTTGAAGCGATGAACTCGTCCGGCCAAGAGGTCAAGGACGTGATCGAGGCCGGTTCGCACGAGGAGGCGATTGCCAAGATCCGCGGCAAGGGGTACTTCCCCACCAAGGTCCGCGAAAAGGCCGCCAAGAAGAAGGTCGGCAAGAAGGCCGCCGGTCCGGTCGAAGTCAAAAAGAAGATGCCGCTGAGCTTTGGTGGCGTGCCGCGCAAGCAGCTGGTGGGCTTCACCCGCCAGCTCAGCACGCTTCAGGACGCTGGCCTGCCCATCCTGCGCAGCCTGCAGATTCTCGAAGAACAACAGAAGCCCGGCTTGCTGAAGGCCATCATTGGTGGCGTTGCCGACGAGGTCGAAGGCGGTGGCACGCTTTCGGACGCCATGAGCAAGTTCCCCAAGGCGTTCGACAAGCTCTACGTCAACATGATCAACGCCGGCGAGCTGGGCGGCGTGCTCGACCTTATCCTGAACCGCTTGGCCGACTTCATGGAAAAGGCCGCCAAGCTGAAGAAGAAGGTCGTCGGTGCCATGATCTACCCTGCGGTCGTCATCGGCATTGCCGTCGCGATCGTGTCGATGATCATGATCTTCGTTATCCCCAAGTTCGAGCAGATCTTCCTGGACTTCAAGGTTGAGCTGCCTGGCATCACCAAGGCGCTGCTGGCCGTAAGCCGTTGGTTCGCCAACGATTACGGCTGGGCGTACGTGCTGTTTTCGCCCATTATCATCATGGTCTCGCTGCGACTGATCCGCATGAGCGAGGGCGGCAAGTACGCCACCGACCTCACGCTGATCAAGATCCCGATTCTGGGCTCGATCGTCTCCAAGAGCAGCATCGCCCGCTTCACCCGCACGCTGGGCACGCTCATTAGCGCCGGCGTGCCGATTCTGGACGCCATCAACATCACCAAGGAAACCAGCGGCAACGAGGTCTACAGCCGGGCGCTGGGCAAGGTGCACGATGCCATCCGCGAAGGTGAAAGCATGGCCGACCCGCTGCGCGCCACCAAGGTCTGCGACGCCATCGTGGTCAACATGATCGACGTCGGCGAGGAAACCGGCGACCTGGACAAGATGCTGATGAAGGTCGCCGACAACTACGACAGCGACGTCGACGTGCTGGTGGGCTCGCTGATCAGCATTCTGGAACCGGTGATGGTCGTGGTGCTCGGCGTAATCGTCGGCTTCATCGTCATCGCGCTGTTCGCACCCATGATCACCCTGATCCAGACCGTGTCGGGCAGCTAA
- a CDS encoding type II secretion system protein: MNLSPIPTARPTGRGFSLVELLVVIGIIGVLIAILVPTVSRVRASANAANSQQVLSTLASAIERYHADFRAYPGVFSNDTIADRGAKFLIPPATLPLGPAALQDGNITQSENLVLSLVGGLQYIRTAPVRFEYDAAYLGRGTPSLGAREKLFPAYIEASAERLSVGELAGPIGIGNTTDPVDSAIPEFLDGFGGDPLPVIYIRARAGAQGVVDPTGTLQYDIREFGYYGIDIVGFEADFPEDPDHTPPWWAAGVEAYFINPKLTTGPALTVATLNQHVAVQKDTYVLISAGKDRKYGTKDDICNFSPVK, from the coding sequence ATGAACCTGTCGCCCATTCCAACTGCCCGGCCCACGGGCCGCGGGTTCTCGCTGGTCGAACTGCTGGTGGTCATCGGCATCATCGGCGTGCTGATCGCGATCCTCGTGCCGACCGTCAGCCGCGTCCGCGCTTCTGCCAACGCCGCCAACAGCCAGCAGGTCCTTTCGACACTGGCGAGCGCGATCGAGCGCTATCATGCGGATTTCCGAGCCTATCCGGGTGTATTCTCGAACGACACGATCGCTGACAGGGGTGCCAAGTTCCTCATCCCACCAGCAACCCTGCCGTTGGGGCCAGCGGCATTGCAGGATGGCAATATCACCCAGTCTGAAAACCTGGTGTTGTCGCTTGTAGGCGGTCTCCAATACATACGCACTGCACCCGTCCGCTTCGAGTATGACGCGGCCTACCTGGGAAGGGGAACACCTTCTCTGGGCGCGCGTGAAAAGCTTTTTCCTGCCTATATCGAGGCGAGTGCGGAACGACTTAGCGTCGGGGAACTGGCCGGACCTATCGGGATCGGCAATACAACTGATCCCGTTGATTCAGCGATCCCCGAGTTCCTGGATGGCTTTGGTGGTGATCCGTTGCCGGTTATTTACATCCGTGCACGGGCGGGGGCGCAAGGAGTCGTTGATCCGACTGGTACGCTCCAGTACGACATTCGCGAGTTTGGTTACTACGGCATTGACATTGTCGGCTTCGAAGCCGACTTCCCGGAAGACCCCGACCATACCCCTCCGTGGTGGGCCGCGGGCGTCGAAGCGTACTTTATCAATCCCAAACTCACGACCGGCCCAGCACTCACCGTTGCAACACTCAACCAGCACGTGGCCGTCCAGAAGGACACCTACGTCCTCATCAGCGCAGGTAAGGATCGGAAATACGGCACGAAGGACGACATCTGCAACTTCAGCCCAGTCAAGTGA
- a CDS encoding type II secretion system protein yields the protein MKISRRGFTMVEILVALVIISILAAMLVVGMRRLNESSKTRAARVTLNNAKSMLAEYERKNKLTGFSGSIAAPGDVNEDAATGARNGPQVSFTRSFFALLTAMPENKAALAQLSSDQIMAGGPPPSTPTATNWAAGSSYVAFQNRVHHPTSSSPVYICIRDHSSTTADAPGQPNAPWIVENTTTPILLDAWNNPIIFVPPGGLEGVWTKETLTTPNPVRAPNNRPFFASAGPDGIFGRMPGPDGVFGRTAGTDGVLGTPDDVTDDINGGDDNLYSFEN from the coding sequence GTGAAGATAAGCCGACGCGGTTTTACCATGGTCGAGATCCTCGTCGCGCTGGTGATCATCTCGATCTTGGCCGCCATGCTCGTCGTCGGCATGCGCCGCCTGAACGAAAGTTCGAAAACCCGCGCGGCACGCGTCACCCTGAATAATGCGAAGTCGATGCTGGCCGAGTATGAACGTAAAAATAAGCTGACTGGCTTCAGCGGCTCAATTGCTGCCCCCGGCGACGTGAACGAAGACGCTGCCACCGGCGCTCGCAACGGGCCGCAGGTGTCGTTCACGCGCAGTTTCTTCGCGCTGCTGACGGCCATGCCGGAGAACAAGGCGGCGCTCGCTCAACTCAGTTCCGACCAGATCATGGCAGGCGGCCCGCCCCCGAGCACGCCAACGGCAACCAATTGGGCCGCCGGCAGCTCCTACGTCGCGTTCCAGAACCGGGTGCATCACCCGACCTCTAGCAGCCCGGTTTACATCTGCATTCGCGACCATTCCTCGACCACAGCAGATGCCCCCGGCCAACCAAACGCCCCATGGATTGTGGAAAACACCACGACGCCGATCCTGCTCGACGCTTGGAACAACCCCATCATCTTCGTGCCTCCCGGCGGGCTTGAGGGCGTGTGGACGAAAGAGACGCTAACCACGCCCAATCCCGTGCGGGCTCCGAATAACCGCCCGTTCTTCGCCTCGGCCGGTCCCGATGGCATCTTCGGTCGCATGCCCGGCCCCGACGGTGTGTTTGGTCGCACGGCAGGGACAGACGGCGTCCTAGGCACCCCCGACGATGTCACCGACGACATCAACGGCGGCGACGACAACCTTTACTCCTTCGAGAATTAA
- a CDS encoding prepilin-type N-terminal cleavage/methylation domain-containing protein, giving the protein MRVAVRRAGFTLTELLVVITLIVLLIVLALPAFNFITGSRSVDAAQNVVGAMLGRARSEAINQQRSMGVAFWFDRTNERTAMAIVMGGDATSGEDEYNAWTTTAAAGTPVTYRFGDIVYYAGWDTGNAGGGLGNSPDEAAVGNAPDPATGAARAVDRKFVTKRYRCIVEAGIPSSLTTNRPPDPDSVSGVNSFWGELPPTTLEVFDADVEYLQPGVGLQLVNDVQGEPNNNDQFLRTGVIMFDAYGQLSTNAYSIETATPLALLMDASGIVTPVGTLPDLRTHTAMMLYEREPFLNAPGTEEDVRFEIGTYGTATFATERDDEENWIANNGLLLLVNRYNGTLVRSE; this is encoded by the coding sequence TTGCGAGTCGCGGTTCGCCGCGCCGGCTTCACGCTGACCGAACTGCTGGTCGTCATCACGCTGATCGTCCTCCTGATCGTGCTGGCGCTGCCGGCGTTCAACTTCATCACCGGGTCGCGCAGCGTCGACGCCGCCCAGAACGTCGTGGGCGCCATGCTCGGCCGCGCCCGCAGCGAGGCGATCAACCAGCAGCGTTCGATGGGCGTCGCGTTCTGGTTCGATCGCACCAACGAACGCACCGCCATGGCGATCGTCATGGGTGGCGACGCCACCAGCGGCGAGGACGAATACAACGCCTGGACCACCACCGCTGCAGCCGGCACCCCGGTCACCTATCGCTTCGGCGACATCGTCTACTACGCCGGTTGGGACACGGGCAACGCCGGCGGCGGGCTGGGCAACTCGCCCGACGAGGCGGCCGTCGGCAACGCGCCCGACCCGGCCACCGGCGCGGCACGGGCGGTCGATCGCAAGTTCGTTACGAAACGATACCGCTGCATCGTCGAAGCCGGCATCCCCAGCAGCTTGACTACCAATCGTCCACCCGACCCCGACAGCGTCAGTGGCGTTAATTCGTTCTGGGGTGAACTGCCACCCACCACGCTCGAAGTGTTCGATGCCGATGTGGAATACCTGCAGCCCGGCGTGGGCCTGCAACTGGTAAACGACGTTCAGGGCGAGCCCAACAACAACGATCAATTCCTCCGCACCGGCGTCATCATGTTCGACGCCTACGGGCAACTCAGCACCAACGCCTACTCGATCGAAACCGCGACGCCGTTGGCCCTGCTGATGGACGCCAGCGGCATCGTGACGCCCGTCGGCACGTTGCCTGACCTGCGCACACACACCGCGATGATGCTCTACGAGCGCGAGCCGTTCCTGAACGCGCCTGGCACAGAAGAGGACGTACGCTTCGAGATCGGCACGTATGGCACGGCGACCTTCGCGACCGAGCGCGATGATGAGGAAAACTGGATCGCCAACAATGGCCTGTTGCTGCTGGTCAACCGTTACAACGGCACCCTGGTTCGGAGCGAATAG
- a CDS encoding prepilin-type N-terminal cleavage/methylation domain-containing protein, with protein sequence MSHRYARGFTLTELLISIAIALILILGIATVFRLTGETIGAGMALSASTRDQRAAQTVFATDFGGLANTNPGIAIWSGTTLGYLDPATRDQDPLRDSQPSANRTRFRTDRLGMFVTGEFHRQSGNDNYLTSDVTADQAYVWYGHLLLPDNGGAFFYNGNANQPILPGSINPNAGSTFSTNPNNYFARQWTLGRVALLMKTKDASGQILDKAGTPQYFIDDDNSTTNDMRPFMYNSPATNDPATAKPRVQESRYDLVGLNGTSTDTFARVASKLVGTWWNFLDYPFQADPYPQRPLTSAGAAKTAPLFLPGASDFITEFAGDYVTQVSTGTDMGDVSAPLPDGVIDFAVEKFDPSDDATWIKQVRYYGFPRDVNGDGLIDGDRDVIPFKWFVSAATFEKNEGTSTEFDDKPASFPGTPLAVTHPSAATNRQYVTAWTSADAPTIWPKLIRVTYTMQDAQGRLRNPQPVEMIFKVN encoded by the coding sequence ATGTCCCATCGATACGCCCGCGGCTTCACGCTGACCGAACTCCTGATCTCGATCGCGATCGCGTTGATCCTGATCCTGGGCATCGCCACGGTCTTCCGCCTCACCGGCGAGACGATCGGCGCCGGCATGGCCCTGTCCGCCTCTACCCGCGACCAACGTGCGGCACAGACCGTGTTCGCCACCGACTTCGGTGGGCTGGCGAACACCAATCCCGGCATTGCGATCTGGTCCGGCACGACCCTGGGTTATCTTGACCCAGCCACCCGCGATCAAGATCCGCTCCGCGACAGCCAGCCTTCCGCGAACCGCACCCGGTTCCGCACCGACCGGCTCGGCATGTTCGTTACAGGCGAGTTCCACCGGCAAAGCGGCAATGACAACTACCTCACGTCCGACGTGACCGCCGACCAAGCATACGTGTGGTACGGCCACCTGCTGCTGCCGGATAACGGCGGCGCGTTCTTCTACAACGGCAACGCCAATCAGCCAATCTTGCCGGGGTCGATCAATCCGAACGCCGGCTCCACATTCTCCACGAATCCAAACAACTACTTCGCTCGCCAGTGGACGCTCGGACGCGTGGCGCTGTTGATGAAGACGAAGGATGCGTCGGGTCAGATCTTGGACAAGGCGGGTACGCCGCAATACTTCATTGACGACGACAATAGCACGACGAACGACATGCGACCGTTCATGTACAACTCGCCTGCCACGAACGACCCCGCAACGGCTAAGCCTCGTGTCCAAGAATCTCGGTATGATTTGGTGGGTCTAAACGGCACCTCGACCGATACGTTCGCTCGCGTGGCGTCTAAGCTGGTAGGTACGTGGTGGAACTTCCTCGACTACCCGTTCCAAGCGGATCCGTACCCACAGCGACCACTGACGTCCGCGGGTGCGGCGAAGACCGCCCCGCTCTTCTTGCCAGGAGCGTCCGACTTCATTACCGAGTTTGCGGGCGATTACGTGACGCAGGTTTCGACAGGCACAGACATGGGTGACGTGTCGGCCCCTCTTCCTGATGGTGTAATCGACTTCGCGGTTGAGAAGTTCGACCCTTCAGATGACGCGACTTGGATTAAGCAGGTGCGATACTACGGGTTTCCTCGCGATGTGAATGGCGATGGCCTGATCGATGGCGACCGGGACGTTATACCGTTCAAGTGGTTCGTCTCCGCTGCTACGTTCGAAAAGAACGAAGGCACCTCCACGGAATTCGATGATAAGCCGGCCAGCTTCCCCGGGACTCCGCTGGCAGTGACTCATCCGAGCGCCGCTACCAACCGGCAGTACGTGACGGCCTGGACCAGCGCCGATGCCCCAACGATTTGGCCGAAGCTGATCCGCGTCACCTACACGATGCAGGACGCGCAGGGGCGGCTGCGGAACCCGCAGCCGGTCGAGATGATCTTCAAGGTTAACTAA